Proteins encoded by one window of Cinclus cinclus chromosome 14, bCinCin1.1, whole genome shotgun sequence:
- the PURA gene encoding transcriptional activator protein Pur-alpha: MADRDSGSEQGGGGGGAAGAGGPGAGGGGPGGGGGGGGGPGGGLQHETQELASKRVDIQNKRFYLDVKQNAKGRFLKIAEVGAGGNKSRLTLSMSVAVEFRDYLGDFIEHYAQLGPSQPPELAQAADEPRRALKSEFLVRENRKYYMDLKENQRGRFLRVRQTVNRGPGLGSTQGQTIALPAQGLIEFRDALAKLIDDYGVEEEPAELPEGTSLTVDNKRFFFDVGSNKYGVFMRVSEVKPTYRNSITVPYKVWAKFGHTFCKYSDEMKKIQEKQRDKRAAAAAAPAVGAEPPPEAEAAAAGPPGALLQAEEPEED, from the coding sequence ATGGCGGACAGAGACAGCGGCAGCGAgcagggcggcggcggcgggggcgcggcgggcgcCGGGGGGCCgggcgcgggcggcggcggcccgggcggcggcggcggcggcggcgggggcccGGGCGGCGGGCTGCAGCACGAGACGCAGGAGCTGGCCTCCAAGCGGGTGGACATCCAGAACAAGCGCTTCTACCTGGACGTGAAGCAGAACGCCAAGGGCCGCTTCCTCAAGATCGCCGAGGTGGGCGCGGGCGGCAACAAGAGCCGCCTGACCCTCTCCATGTCTGTGGCCGTCGAGTTCCGCGACTACCTGGGCGACTTCATCGAGCACTACGCGCAGCTGGGGCCCAGCCAGCCCCCCGAGCTGGCGCAGGCGGCCGACGAGCCCCGGCGGGCGCTGAAGAGCGAGTTCCTGGTGCGGGAGAACCGCAAGTACTACATGGATCTGAAGGAGAACCAGCGCGGGCGCTTCCTGCGCGTCCGCCAGACCGTGAACCGCGGCCCGGGGCTGGGCTCCACGCAGGGCCAAACCATCGCGCTGCCCGCACAGGGCCTCATCGAGTTCCGCGACGCCCTGGCCAAGCTCATCGACGACTACGGCGTGGAGGAGGAGCCGGCCGAGCTGCCCGAGGGCACCTCCTTGACTGTGGACAACAAGCGTTTCTTCTTCGACGTGGGTTCCAACAAGTACGGCGTGTTCATGCGGGTGAGCGAGGTGAAGCCCACCTACCGCAACTCCATCACCGTCCCCTACAAGGTCTGGGCCAAGTTCGGCCACACCTTCTGCAAGTACTCGGACGAGATGAAGAAGATCCAGGAGAAGCAGCGGGACAagcgcgccgccgccgccgccgcccccgccgtgGGCGCCGAGCCGCCCCCCGAGGCCGAGGCGGCCGCCGCCGGGCCGCCCGGCGCGCTGCTGCAGGCCGAGGAGCCCGAGGAGGACTGA